One stretch of Anolis carolinensis isolate JA03-04 chromosome 3, rAnoCar3.1.pri, whole genome shotgun sequence DNA includes these proteins:
- the mri1 gene encoding methylthioribose-1-phosphate isomerase isoform X2, with translation MSLEAIRYRRGSLEILNQLLLPQQSLYEAVGSVRQGWEAIRSMKVRGAPAIAIIGCLSLAVELHNKTTTEESVDNLETFVLDSLSYLVSARPTAVNMAQAAQELGRIVRQEAKREGSTVESLREKVICWAEAMLDQDLKDNRSIGDHGALHLLQQVGQDKVIVLTHCNTGSLATAGYGTALETRPYNQGARLTAYELVYEEIPATLIADSMVSMAMKEKKISAVIVGADRVVANGDTANKVGTYQLAIAAKHHGIPFYVAAPSTSCDLSLEHGGQIIIEERPSQELTDINGVRVAAPGIGVWNPAFDVTPHDLITGGIVTELGVFAPTELLAALTRRANKV, from the exons ATGAGCTTGGAAGCGATCCGCTACCGCAGGGGATCCTTGGAGATCCTCAACCAGCTCCTCCTGCCCCAGCAGAGCCTCTACGAGGCGGTCGGCAGCGTCCGGCAGGGATGGGAAGCCATCCGGAGCATGAAG GTCCGGGGTGCTCCGGCCATCGCCATCATAGGTTGCCtaagtttggcagtggaactccatAATAAAACAACTACAGAAGAGAGTGTGGACAACCTGGAAACATTTGTGTTAGATTCTTTGAGCTACTTAGTGAGTGCCCGGCCAACTGCTGTCAACATGGCCCAAGCTGCTCAGGAGCTGGGCCGCATTGTCCGCCAGGAAGCCAAGCGTGAAGGGTCTACTGTTGAGAGTTTGCGAGAAAA GGTCATCTGTTGGGCAGAAGCCATGTTGGATCAAGACCTCAAAGACAACAGAAGCATTGGGGACCATGGAGCACTCCATCTCCTGCAGCAGGTTGGGCAGGACAAGGTGATAGTCCTCACACACTGCAATACAGGCTCACTGGCCACTGCTGGCTATGGAACTGCACTTG AGACACGGCCGTACAATCAGGGAGCCCGGCTGACAGCCTATGAGCTTGTATATGAAGAAATTCCTGCCACACTCATTGCTGACAGCATGGTATCTATGgctatgaaggagaagaagataTCAG cTGTCATCGTGGGAGCAGACAGGGTTGTTGCCAATGGAGACACTGCCAACAAAGTGGGTACTTACCAGCTAGCTATTGCTGCAAAACACCATGGGATCCCTTTCTATGTGGCAGCACCTAGCACTTCTTGCGACCTAAGCTTAGAACATGGTGGTCAAATTATCATTGAGGAGCGGCCAAGCCAGGAGCTGACGGACATCAATGGTGTGCGAGTTGCAGCACCAG gtATTGGCGTTTGGAACCCAGCTTTTGATGTCACACCCCATGATTTGATAACAGGTGGCATTGTCACTGAATTGGGTGTCTTTGCTCCCACTGAACTTCTAGCTGCATTGACACGAAGAGCAAACAAAGTGTGA
- the mri1 gene encoding methylthioribose-1-phosphate isomerase isoform X1, which produces MSLEAIRYRRGSLEILNQLLLPQQSLYEAVGSVRQGWEAIRSMKVRGAPAIAIIGCLSLAVELHNKTTTEESVDNLETFVLDSLSYLVSARPTAVNMAQAAQELGRIVRQEAKREGSTVESLREKVICWAEAMLDQDLKDNRSIGDHGALHLLQQVGQDKVIVLTHCNTGSLATAGYGTALGVIRSLHTMGCLEHVYCTETRPYNQGARLTAYELVYEEIPATLIADSMVSMAMKEKKISAVIVGADRVVANGDTANKVGTYQLAIAAKHHGIPFYVAAPSTSCDLSLEHGGQIIIEERPSQELTDINGVRVAAPGIGVWNPAFDVTPHDLITGGIVTELGVFAPTELLAALTRRANKV; this is translated from the exons ATGAGCTTGGAAGCGATCCGCTACCGCAGGGGATCCTTGGAGATCCTCAACCAGCTCCTCCTGCCCCAGCAGAGCCTCTACGAGGCGGTCGGCAGCGTCCGGCAGGGATGGGAAGCCATCCGGAGCATGAAG GTCCGGGGTGCTCCGGCCATCGCCATCATAGGTTGCCtaagtttggcagtggaactccatAATAAAACAACTACAGAAGAGAGTGTGGACAACCTGGAAACATTTGTGTTAGATTCTTTGAGCTACTTAGTGAGTGCCCGGCCAACTGCTGTCAACATGGCCCAAGCTGCTCAGGAGCTGGGCCGCATTGTCCGCCAGGAAGCCAAGCGTGAAGGGTCTACTGTTGAGAGTTTGCGAGAAAA GGTCATCTGTTGGGCAGAAGCCATGTTGGATCAAGACCTCAAAGACAACAGAAGCATTGGGGACCATGGAGCACTCCATCTCCTGCAGCAGGTTGGGCAGGACAAGGTGATAGTCCTCACACACTGCAATACAGGCTCACTGGCCACTGCTGGCTATGGAACTGCACTTG GTGTTATTCGCTCCTTGCACACCATGGGTTGTCTTGAACATGTCTACTGTACAGAGACACGGCCGTACAATCAGGGAGCCCGGCTGACAGCCTATGAGCTTGTATATGAAGAAATTCCTGCCACACTCATTGCTGACAGCATGGTATCTATGgctatgaaggagaagaagataTCAG cTGTCATCGTGGGAGCAGACAGGGTTGTTGCCAATGGAGACACTGCCAACAAAGTGGGTACTTACCAGCTAGCTATTGCTGCAAAACACCATGGGATCCCTTTCTATGTGGCAGCACCTAGCACTTCTTGCGACCTAAGCTTAGAACATGGTGGTCAAATTATCATTGAGGAGCGGCCAAGCCAGGAGCTGACGGACATCAATGGTGTGCGAGTTGCAGCACCAG gtATTGGCGTTTGGAACCCAGCTTTTGATGTCACACCCCATGATTTGATAACAGGTGGCATTGTCACTGAATTGGGTGTCTTTGCTCCCACTGAACTTCTAGCTGCATTGACACGAAGAGCAAACAAAGTGTGA